In Thioalkalivibrio sp. XN279, a single window of DNA contains:
- the dnaX gene encoding DNA polymerase III subunit gamma/tau, translating to MSYQALARKWRPRVFADLVGQEHVLRALVHALDNDRLHHAYLFTGTRGVGKTTIARIFAKALNCEQGVSSAPCGECAACRDIDDGRFVDLIEVDAASRTKVEDTRDLLDNVQYSPARGRYKVYLIDEVHMLSKHSFNALLKTLEEPPPHVKFLLATTDPQQLPMTVLSRCLQFNLKRLPVAMIRERLKLVAEHEGLEFEPPALDLLARAADGSLRDALSLLDQAASHGGGRLTETEVASMLGTVDREYAVRLLEAVVAGDAPSLMAEVAALDEHVPDYFELLGTLAALLQRAAVLQAVPGLDDDEDGLTPRARPVANQAAPEDLQLWYQVAVAGRRDLPLAPSPRAGCEMVLLRMLAFRYAEPGALAAAPAAQGGA from the coding sequence ATGAGTTACCAAGCGCTCGCCCGCAAGTGGCGCCCCCGCGTTTTTGCCGACCTGGTGGGCCAGGAGCATGTCCTGCGCGCCCTCGTGCATGCGCTCGACAACGACCGGCTGCACCATGCCTACCTGTTCACCGGCACGCGCGGCGTCGGCAAGACCACCATCGCCCGCATCTTCGCCAAGGCGCTGAACTGCGAGCAGGGCGTCTCTTCGGCCCCCTGCGGCGAGTGCGCCGCCTGCCGCGATATCGACGACGGGCGTTTCGTGGACCTGATCGAGGTGGACGCCGCGTCGCGCACCAAGGTGGAGGACACCCGCGACCTGCTCGACAACGTGCAGTACTCGCCGGCGCGCGGCCGCTACAAGGTGTACCTCATCGACGAGGTGCACATGCTGTCGAAGCATTCCTTCAACGCGCTGTTGAAGACGCTGGAGGAACCGCCGCCGCACGTGAAGTTCCTGCTCGCCACCACCGATCCGCAGCAGCTGCCGATGACCGTGTTGTCGCGCTGCCTGCAGTTCAACCTCAAGCGCCTGCCGGTGGCCATGATCCGCGAGCGGCTGAAGTTGGTGGCGGAGCACGAGGGACTGGAATTCGAGCCGCCGGCGCTGGACCTGCTCGCGCGCGCCGCGGACGGCAGCCTGCGGGATGCCCTCAGCCTGCTGGACCAGGCGGCTTCCCACGGCGGCGGCCGCCTCACCGAGACCGAGGTGGCGTCGATGCTGGGCACGGTCGACCGCGAGTACGCGGTGCGACTGCTGGAGGCGGTGGTGGCGGGCGATGCGCCCAGTCTGATGGCCGAGGTGGCGGCGCTGGACGAGCACGTGCCGGATTATTTCGAACTGCTGGGGACCCTGGCGGCGCTGTTGCAGCGGGCGGCGGTGCTGCAGGCGGTCCCTGGCCTGGACGACGACGAGGACGGACTGACGCCGCGCGCCAGGCCGGTGGCCAACCAGGCCGCACCGGAGGACCTGCAGTTGTGGTACCAGGTCGCCGTCGCCGGGCGGCGCGACCTGCCGCTGGCGCCGTCGCCGCGCGCCGGCTGCGAGATGGTACTGCTGCGCATGCTGGCCTTCCGCTATGCCGAGCCCGGCGCGCTGGCTGCCGCGCCTGCAGCGCAGGGCGGCGC
- a CDS encoding DUF3300 domain-containing protein has product MNRTRTAATTFIAMLGLAFVAVPAQAQEYVVEPIVDEPGLAGENALFTEAELDQLLAPIALYPDALLSQVLIAATYPLEIVAAARWSRANPGLDGEAAVQAVAEEDWDPSVKSLVAFPDLLAQMDQDLEWTRQLGEAMLLQESDVMDSIQFLRAKADEAGSLQDTEQVRVVREERTIVIEPARERIVYIPYYDTRVVYGNWWRPAYPPVYWPRPSYYTYYGSTGFYWSSGIHVATGFFYSDFYWPSRNVVIVRAPRYYYPPRHYYGAQRYYVPGERWKHNPWHRRSVKYRHHELRKRYEPHIRPPSVRYSESRAERRGAPQTGQRFGSSTTRQEQSQQRSAPRNYRESNDPARVERQLRTERQQRAERQPRLERPERTASAPLQRRIETATQRSQRPAQPNPRQSQSYRATRQQAQVQRAQPSARAHAPARQAAATRSAAPSRQAAPSPRAAPARQAAPTRQAAPARQAQSRPSRAKSDSSSRGRAQAPQVRRGNSGADSRLRRQVN; this is encoded by the coding sequence ATGAACCGGACCCGCACCGCCGCCACGACCTTCATCGCCATGCTCGGACTGGCGTTCGTCGCCGTGCCGGCCCAGGCCCAGGAATACGTGGTCGAGCCGATTGTCGATGAGCCGGGCCTCGCCGGCGAGAACGCGCTCTTCACCGAGGCCGAGCTGGACCAGCTGCTGGCGCCCATCGCGCTGTACCCGGACGCCCTGCTGTCGCAGGTGCTCATCGCCGCAACCTATCCGCTGGAGATCGTGGCGGCTGCACGCTGGTCGCGCGCCAATCCCGGCCTGGATGGCGAGGCCGCGGTGCAAGCCGTCGCAGAGGAGGACTGGGATCCCAGCGTGAAGTCGCTGGTCGCATTCCCGGACCTGCTCGCGCAGATGGACCAGGACCTGGAATGGACGCGCCAGCTGGGTGAGGCCATGTTGCTGCAGGAAAGCGACGTCATGGATTCCATCCAGTTCCTGCGCGCCAAGGCCGACGAGGCCGGCAGCCTGCAGGACACCGAGCAGGTGCGCGTGGTGCGCGAGGAGCGGACCATCGTCATCGAACCGGCACGCGAGCGCATCGTCTACATCCCCTACTACGACACCCGCGTGGTGTACGGCAACTGGTGGCGCCCGGCCTACCCGCCGGTCTACTGGCCCCGGCCGTCCTACTACACCTATTACGGCTCGACCGGTTTCTACTGGAGCAGCGGCATCCACGTCGCGACCGGGTTCTTCTACAGCGATTTCTACTGGCCCAGCCGCAACGTGGTCATCGTGCGCGCGCCGCGTTACTACTATCCCCCGCGGCATTACTACGGGGCCCAGCGCTATTACGTGCCGGGCGAGCGCTGGAAGCACAACCCGTGGCATCGCCGCAGCGTGAAGTACCGCCACCACGAGTTGCGCAAGCGCTACGAACCCCATATCCGCCCGCCCAGCGTGCGCTATTCCGAGTCGCGCGCCGAGCGACGCGGCGCGCCGCAGACGGGACAGCGCTTCGGTTCGTCGACAACACGACAGGAACAGTCGCAGCAGCGCTCGGCGCCACGCAATTACCGCGAGAGCAATGATCCGGCGCGCGTCGAGCGCCAACTCCGGACGGAGCGCCAGCAGCGTGCTGAACGCCAGCCAAGGCTTGAGCGACCGGAGCGCACCGCCAGCGCGCCGTTACAGCGCCGGATCGAGACCGCCACGCAGCGCAGCCAGCGCCCCGCGCAGCCGAACCCGCGCCAGTCGCAGAGCTATCGCGCGACCCGGCAGCAGGCCCAGGTGCAGCGTGCACAGCCGTCCGCCCGGGCGCATGCGCCCGCCCGCCAGGCAGCGGCCACGCGCAGCGCAGCGCCCTCTCGCCAGGCTGCGCCGTCACCGCGGGCAGCTCCAGCGCGACAAGCCGCACCCACGCGCCAGGCAGCACCCGCCCGCCAGGCGCAATCACGGCCGTCCCGGGCGAAGAGCGACTCGTCCAGCCGCGGACGTGCGCAAGCGCCGCAAGTGCGCCGCGGCAACTCGGGCGCGGACAGCCGGCTGCGGCGCCAGGTCAACTAG
- the dauA gene encoding C4-dicarboxylic acid transporter DauA has product MASRPTPPTLPAIPRPRIAAGLRDAWRTGYGLPELRKDILAGLTIGIVAVPLAMALAIATGVPPQHGLYTAIIAGIVIALTGGSRFNVSGPTAAFVVILLPIVQAYGLGGLLVATIMAGCILVAMGVGRMGALIQFVPYPVVLGFTAGIGVVIATLQLPDFMGLALPAAEAGSDYLDKLVAIVRALPGLDPAEFGLGLATLAVLLAWPRLKLPVPGPLVALAAATLLAWALNSLGWHIETIADRFSWQVGDAAGRGIPPLLPGFAFPWQFPGKDGAAMQLDFGVFQALLGPAIAIALLAAIESLLCGVIANGLTRTRHDPNSELIGQGIGNIVAPFFGGITATAAIARTATSIRSGAVSPVAAVVHGLVVLLAVVALAGLLGRVPMAALAALLFVIAWNMSEPHLFLRTLRSAPRGDAAILALCFLLTVLFDMVLAVGVGVGLAGMLFIRRMAGLTHSSRIHGAAGSDAAALPPEVAVYDVNGPLFFAAAEKAVTSLQVVDPGVRVVVLDMTDVPSMDGTAVVAMQGLLEEMDRQGVGVVIAGLQARMVLKLLRAGVIRRKGRLNFSRNLVQGLRVAARWSGART; this is encoded by the coding sequence ATGGCGTCCCGCCCGACACCTCCGACACTGCCCGCGATCCCGCGCCCTCGCATCGCGGCGGGCCTGCGCGACGCCTGGCGCACGGGCTACGGCCTGCCCGAGCTGCGCAAGGACATCCTCGCCGGCCTGACCATCGGCATCGTTGCCGTCCCGTTGGCCATGGCGCTGGCCATCGCCACCGGCGTGCCGCCCCAGCACGGGCTGTACACGGCGATCATTGCCGGCATCGTGATTGCGCTGACTGGCGGGTCCCGCTTCAACGTCTCGGGCCCGACGGCTGCCTTCGTGGTGATCCTGCTGCCCATCGTGCAGGCCTACGGGCTCGGCGGCCTCCTCGTGGCGACCATCATGGCCGGCTGCATCCTCGTCGCCATGGGCGTCGGGCGCATGGGCGCCCTGATCCAGTTCGTGCCCTATCCGGTCGTGCTCGGCTTCACCGCCGGGATCGGCGTGGTGATCGCCACCCTGCAGCTGCCGGATTTCATGGGGCTGGCGCTGCCGGCCGCGGAGGCGGGGAGCGACTACCTGGACAAGCTGGTCGCCATCGTGCGGGCGCTGCCGGGGCTGGACCCGGCCGAGTTCGGGCTGGGGCTGGCGACGCTGGCGGTACTCCTGGCCTGGCCGCGGCTGAAATTGCCGGTGCCCGGACCACTGGTCGCGCTTGCGGCAGCCACGCTGCTGGCCTGGGCGCTGAACAGCCTGGGCTGGCACATCGAGACCATCGCGGACCGCTTCAGCTGGCAGGTCGGGGACGCGGCCGGCCGGGGCATCCCGCCCCTGCTGCCCGGCTTCGCCTTCCCGTGGCAGTTCCCGGGCAAGGACGGCGCTGCGATGCAGCTGGACTTTGGCGTCTTCCAGGCGCTCCTCGGCCCGGCCATCGCGATCGCGCTGCTGGCGGCCATCGAGTCGCTGCTGTGCGGCGTCATCGCCAACGGCCTGACCCGCACGCGGCATGATCCCAACAGCGAGCTGATCGGGCAGGGCATCGGCAACATCGTGGCGCCGTTTTTCGGCGGCATCACGGCGACCGCGGCCATCGCCCGCACCGCCACCAGCATCCGCAGCGGCGCGGTGTCTCCCGTTGCGGCCGTGGTGCACGGCCTGGTGGTGCTGCTGGCGGTCGTGGCGCTGGCCGGGCTGCTTGGACGGGTGCCCATGGCGGCACTGGCGGCGCTGCTCTTCGTCATCGCCTGGAACATGAGCGAGCCGCACCTGTTCCTGCGCACCCTGCGCTCGGCACCGCGCGGCGATGCCGCGATACTCGCGTTGTGTTTCCTGCTCACCGTGCTGTTCGACATGGTGCTCGCGGTGGGGGTCGGCGTCGGCCTGGCCGGGATGCTGTTTATCCGTCGCATGGCGGGCCTGACCCACAGCAGCCGTATTCATGGCGCGGCCGGATCGGACGCGGCGGCCCTGCCGCCGGAGGTGGCGGTCTACGACGTCAACGGCCCGCTTTTTTTCGCCGCGGCCGAGAAGGCCGTCACCTCGTTGCAGGTGGTGGATCCCGGCGTGCGCGTGGTGGTGCTGGACATGACCGACGTGCCCAGCATGGATGGGACGGCCGTCGTGGCGATGCAGGGGCTGCTCGAGGAAATGGATCGCCAGGGAGTGGGCGTGGTGATTGCCGGGCTGCAGGCGCGCATGGTGCTGAAACTGCTGCGCGCCGGCGTGATCCGGCGGAAAGGCCGGCTGAACTTCAGCCGCAACCTGGTGCAGGGGCTGCGCGTGGCGGCGCGCTGGTCGGGCGCGCGGACGTGA
- a CDS encoding S9 family peptidase: protein MRHVLVLLLALLAASWSPVNASEIKPLDADTLWELKRLSNPAISPDGSQVVLAVTRYEMKDDKGITNLWLVATDGSGARQLTTHSGSDSSPAWSPDGRHIAFISKRGEDEQSQVYVIPTAGGEGRAVTSVPTGASAPMWFPDSSEIAFISRVFEDTADWDEMAARLKEEKDSKDSAKAWDKAPARYWDRWHDERKPHLYRVAIDGGEVQPITPGSGVHLPISVAGTESYDISPDGEQVAVVADSDPTGTASNPDIYVLPAAGGEAVNLTPGNPAPDFAPAYSPNGRWLAFSQRQIPGFYADRARLVLHDRRDGTQRVVTEEFDRTVSGVTWAPDSRKVYAAIDDAAHNRVYAIDVRSGKPTPLTAEHSFGSVELSADGRTLVALRQSFIEPPTLVRIDPRRGTVTKLSDFNDEILAGVDFGRYESVTYEGANGDPVQMWVVYPPGFDPEQKYPLYLLLHGGPHNGITDGFHFRWNAQIFSGWGYVTGWHNFHGSSGFGQDFTDSINPYQSELPYIDTIKAAEWFAAKPWIDSERMGAGGGSYGGYLASILLGREHPFKTLVAHAAVFNWLTQYAADYGASQRRHGEFWEKPGHYEKSSPHMGAANFDTPTLVIHGQLDYRVPLNHGIELFNILQNRGVRSRLVYYPDENHWILKPNNSLRWYQEKKDWLAEFLQPAD from the coding sequence ATGCGGCACGTCCTGGTCCTCCTGCTGGCGCTTCTCGCGGCGTCGTGGTCCCCGGTCAATGCGAGCGAAATCAAGCCGCTCGATGCGGACACGCTCTGGGAACTGAAGCGGCTGTCCAATCCCGCGATCTCGCCCGACGGCAGCCAGGTGGTGCTCGCCGTGACGCGTTACGAGATGAAGGACGACAAGGGCATCACCAACCTCTGGCTGGTGGCCACCGACGGCAGCGGCGCGCGCCAGCTGACCACGCATTCGGGCAGCGACTCCAGCCCGGCCTGGAGCCCGGACGGGCGCCACATCGCCTTCATCTCGAAGCGTGGCGAAGACGAGCAGAGCCAGGTCTACGTCATCCCCACGGCCGGGGGCGAGGGGCGCGCGGTGACATCGGTGCCCACGGGGGCCAGCGCGCCCATGTGGTTCCCGGACTCCAGCGAGATCGCGTTCATCAGCCGCGTCTTCGAGGACACGGCCGACTGGGACGAGATGGCCGCGCGCCTCAAGGAAGAGAAGGACAGCAAGGACTCGGCCAAGGCCTGGGACAAGGCCCCGGCCCGCTACTGGGACCGCTGGCACGACGAGCGCAAGCCCCATCTGTACCGGGTCGCCATCGACGGCGGCGAGGTACAGCCGATCACCCCGGGCTCCGGCGTACACCTGCCGATCAGCGTCGCCGGCACCGAAAGCTACGACATCTCCCCGGACGGCGAGCAGGTCGCCGTGGTGGCGGACTCGGACCCCACCGGCACCGCCTCCAACCCGGATATCTATGTGCTACCGGCCGCGGGCGGCGAGGCGGTCAATCTCACGCCCGGGAACCCGGCGCCGGATTTCGCCCCGGCGTACAGCCCGAACGGGCGCTGGCTGGCGTTCTCGCAGCGACAGATCCCCGGCTTTTACGCCGATCGCGCGCGGCTGGTGCTGCACGACCGGCGCGACGGTACGCAGCGCGTGGTGACGGAGGAATTCGATCGCACGGTGAGCGGAGTGACCTGGGCGCCCGACAGCCGCAAGGTTTACGCGGCCATCGACGATGCCGCGCACAACCGCGTCTATGCTATCGACGTGCGCAGCGGCAAGCCGACGCCGCTGACTGCGGAGCACAGCTTCGGCAGCGTGGAGTTGTCCGCGGACGGGCGCACGCTGGTGGCGTTGCGCCAGAGCTTTATCGAGCCGCCGACGCTGGTGCGGATCGACCCGCGTCGCGGCACGGTGACCAAGCTCTCGGACTTCAACGACGAGATCCTGGCCGGCGTGGACTTCGGACGCTACGAGAGCGTGACTTACGAGGGCGCCAACGGCGACCCGGTGCAGATGTGGGTGGTGTATCCGCCCGGTTTCGACCCCGAGCAGAAGTACCCGCTGTACCTGTTGCTCCACGGCGGGCCGCACAACGGCATCACCGACGGCTTCCATTTCCGCTGGAACGCCCAGATTTTTTCCGGCTGGGGCTACGTGACCGGCTGGCACAATTTCCACGGCTCGAGCGGCTTCGGCCAGGACTTCACCGACTCCATCAATCCCTACCAGTCGGAGCTGCCATACATCGACACCATCAAGGCAGCGGAATGGTTCGCCGCCAAGCCCTGGATCGACAGTGAGCGCATGGGCGCCGGTGGCGGCAGCTACGGCGGCTACCTGGCCTCGATCCTGCTCGGCCGCGAGCACCCCTTCAAGACGCTGGTGGCGCATGCGGCAGTGTTCAACTGGCTCACCCAGTACGCCGCCGACTACGGCGCCTCGCAGCGGCGCCACGGCGAGTTCTGGGAAAAGCCAGGGCACTACGAGAAGTCCTCCCCGCACATGGGCGCGGCGAACTTCGACACCCCGACCCTGGTGATCCACGGCCAGCTGGACTACCGCGTGCCGCTGAACCACGGCATCGAGCTGTTCAACATCCTGCAGAACCGCGGCGTGCGCAGCCGGCTGGTGTATTACCCGGACGAGAACCACTGGATTCTCAAGCCGAACAACTCGCTGCGCTGGTACCAGGAGAAGAAGGACTGGCTGGCGGAGTTCCTGCAGCCGGCTGACTGA
- a CDS encoding tyrosine phenol-lyase translates to MAERRRSWAEPFKIKMVELLKTTTPEARRHAIEQAGWNTFLLRSEDVYIDLLTDSGVSAMSDRQWAGMMRGDEAYAGSANFYHLRDTVEEIYSYRHTVPTHQGRGAEHLVSKLLIKPGDFVPGNMYFTTTRLHQELAGGAFVDVIIDNAHDPADPHPFKGNIDLEKLEALRARVGAERIPYVSLATAVNMAGGQPVSMANLRALRAWCDEHGIPIVHDMTRVAENAFFIQQREAGYRDRQVRDIVHEICALTEIATMSAKKDALVNIGGFLAMNDPDLYRRACDLVVVYEGLHTYGGLAGRDMEAMAIGIRESVDDNHIRARVGQVEYLGALLDRAGVPIVKPVGGHAVFLDARRILPHIPQHQFPAQALAAAIYLDSGVRSMERGAVSAGRDKETGENYMPSLELVRLTIPRRVYTQAHMDVVAESVIEVAGNAGQILGLRFAYEPEQLRFFLGRFEPVSPA, encoded by the coding sequence ATGGCTGAGCGTCGCCGCTCGTGGGCTGAGCCCTTCAAGATCAAGATGGTGGAGCTGCTGAAGACCACCACACCCGAGGCACGGCGACACGCCATCGAGCAGGCGGGCTGGAATACGTTCCTGCTGCGTTCCGAGGATGTCTACATCGACCTGCTCACGGACTCCGGCGTTTCCGCCATGAGCGACCGGCAGTGGGCCGGCATGATGCGGGGCGACGAAGCTTACGCCGGCAGCGCGAATTTCTACCACCTGCGCGACACCGTGGAGGAGATCTACAGCTACCGGCACACCGTGCCGACGCACCAGGGCCGCGGCGCGGAGCATCTCGTCAGCAAGCTGCTCATCAAGCCGGGCGACTTCGTCCCGGGCAACATGTATTTCACCACCACCCGCCTGCACCAGGAGCTGGCGGGCGGCGCCTTCGTCGACGTCATCATCGACAACGCGCACGACCCGGCGGACCCGCACCCTTTCAAAGGCAACATCGACCTGGAGAAACTCGAAGCCCTGCGGGCGCGCGTCGGCGCGGAGCGCATCCCCTATGTCAGTCTCGCCACCGCAGTGAACATGGCGGGCGGCCAGCCCGTCTCCATGGCCAACCTGCGGGCATTGCGCGCCTGGTGCGACGAGCATGGCATCCCGATCGTGCACGACATGACGCGCGTGGCGGAGAATGCCTTCTTCATCCAGCAGCGCGAGGCCGGTTACCGCGACCGACAGGTGCGCGATATCGTGCACGAGATCTGCGCCCTGACGGAAATCGCCACGATGTCGGCGAAGAAAGACGCCCTCGTCAATATAGGCGGCTTCCTGGCCATGAATGATCCCGACCTCTACCGCCGCGCCTGCGACCTGGTGGTGGTCTACGAGGGCCTCCACACCTACGGCGGGCTGGCGGGTCGCGACATGGAGGCGATGGCGATCGGTATCCGCGAAAGCGTGGACGACAACCACATTCGCGCGCGGGTGGGGCAGGTGGAGTACCTCGGCGCCCTGCTCGACCGTGCCGGCGTCCCGATCGTCAAGCCGGTCGGCGGGCATGCCGTCTTCCTGGACGCGCGTCGCATACTGCCGCACATCCCGCAGCACCAGTTCCCCGCCCAGGCGCTCGCCGCTGCCATCTACCTCGACTCCGGAGTGCGCTCCATGGAACGAGGCGCCGTGTCCGCCGGGCGCGACAAGGAGACGGGCGAGAACTACATGCCCAGCCTCGAACTGGTCCGGCTTACCATCCCGCGCCGCGTCTATACGCAGGCGCACATGGACGTAGTCGCCGAGAGTGTCATCGAGGTCGCGGGGAACGCCGGGCAGATTCTCGGACTGCGCTTCGCCTACGAGCCCGAACAGCTCCGGTTCTTTCTCGGGAGGTTCGAACCCGTCAGCCCTGCATGA